A stretch of the Aegilops tauschii subsp. strangulata cultivar AL8/78 chromosome 4, Aet v6.0, whole genome shotgun sequence genome encodes the following:
- the LOC109749241 gene encoding uncharacterized protein: MAMCCHSSCSLICIVFLLVFVAVAAEGAGYVQARQRKLQQVPAPPPVPLPNPNPQPDPYPQPLPMPDPNPQPLPQPLPQPLPGPNPQPQPLPQPLPRPNLQPQPQPQPLPDANPQPPPLPQPLPQPQPGPNAQPLPQPLPGPNPQPLPQPDVQGSYPQVQPLPDSNTPGRQNNALQGPQPLGAASTLYSRGATYKQILFMGLLLYYFV; encoded by the coding sequence ATGGCGATGTGTTGCCACTCTTCCTGTAGCCTCATAtgcatcgtcttcctcctcgtttTTGTTGCTGTGGCAGCGGAGGGTGCAGGATATGTGCAGGCGCGGCAGCGGAAATTACAGCAGGTGCCGGCACCACCGCCAGTGCCGCTGCCAAATCCTAACCCGCAGCCTGACCCATACCCACAACCTTTGCCTATGCCAGACCCAAATCCACAGCCATTACCGCAGCCTTTACCGCAACCACTGCCAGGCCCAAACCCGCAGCCACAACCATTACCTCAGCCTCTGCCGCGCCCAAACCTGCAGCCACAACCTCAGCCACAACCGTTGCCTGACGCAAACCCACAGCCACCGCCATTACCACAACCTCTGCCACAACCACAACCGGGCCCAAACGCACAACCTCTACCACAACCACTGCCGGGCCCAAACCCACAGCCACTGCCTCAACCAGACGTCCAAGGCTCATATCCGCAGGTACAACCGTTGCCAGATTCAAACACGCCTGGACGACAAAATAACGCACTACAGGGACCGCAACCACTTGGTGCAGCCTCAACTTTATATTCGCGTGGTGCTACATATAAACAGATACTTTTCATGGGTTTACTGTTGTACTATTTTGTTTAG